In Urechidicola croceus, a single window of DNA contains:
- a CDS encoding AMP-binding protein has translation MQFLIHRDFELNDISFRSKEELLIYSKSISDSLFSFLEELLNDSNYVIVKTSGSTGTPKLIQIKKEFLINSAQATGYFFKLDNTTKALLCMNPEYIAGKMMLVRALVLGWKLDVVSPTSTPLKGNVKIYDFAAMVPLQVAKSIGELKKIKKLIVGGGQVSKSLQEKLQDVPTEIFATYGMTETVTHIAVKSINNKKLKTKNYQTLPNVKVSSDKRGCLVIDAPKVSSEKVVTNDLVKIISNKEFKWLGRYDTIINSGGIKLIPEQIEEKLTTVIKERFFISSLSDETLGEKLILIVEGKKQDYSFSNLSKYEKPKEVYFLDSFIETETKKIQRKETLKLIFN, from the coding sequence ATGCAATTTTTGATACATCGCGACTTTGAATTGAATGATATTTCTTTTAGAAGTAAAGAAGAATTGTTAATTTATTCAAAATCTATTTCAGATTCACTTTTTAGTTTTTTAGAAGAATTGTTAAATGATTCAAACTATGTTATTGTTAAGACATCTGGATCTACTGGTACTCCAAAATTAATTCAAATTAAAAAGGAATTCTTGATTAATTCTGCTCAAGCAACTGGATATTTTTTTAAATTAGATAACACCACAAAAGCACTTTTGTGTATGAATCCAGAATATATTGCAGGAAAAATGATGTTAGTAAGAGCTTTGGTTCTAGGATGGAAACTAGATGTTGTTTCTCCAACTTCAACCCCACTAAAGGGCAACGTAAAAATCTATGATTTTGCTGCAATGGTACCTTTGCAAGTAGCTAAGTCAATAGGTGAATTAAAAAAAATCAAAAAATTAATTGTTGGTGGTGGTCAAGTTTCAAAAAGTTTACAAGAGAAACTTCAAGATGTACCTACAGAAATTTTCGCAACCTATGGTATGACAGAAACAGTTACACATATTGCTGTGAAATCAATTAATAATAAAAAATTAAAAACTAAAAACTATCAAACACTACCAAATGTCAAAGTTTCATCTGATAAGCGTGGCTGTTTGGTTATTGATGCCCCAAAAGTTTCATCAGAAAAAGTAGTAACAAATGATTTGGTTAAAATAATTTCTAACAAAGAGTTTAAATGGTTGGGACGTTATGATACTATTATTAATTCAGGTGGAATTAAATTGATTCCAGAGCAAATAGAGGAGAAATTGACAACAGTTATTAAAGAACGTTTTTTTATTTCTTCACTTTCTGATGAAACTTTAGGTGAAAAATTAATATTAATAGTTGAAGGCAAAAAACAAGACTACTCATTTAGTAACCTTTCTAAATATGAAAAGCCAAAAGAAGTTTATTTTCTTGATTCATTTATTGAGACAGAAACAAAGAAAATTCAGCGAAAAGAGACGTTGAAATTAATATTTAATTAG
- a CDS encoding metal-dependent hydrolase, with translation MKIKYLGHASLQIEVAGKFIIVDPFISGNELAKEIDITTLKADYILITHAHQDHILDVETIAKNTGAKIVSNYEIAMHYASKDFDNHPMNHGGSWDFDFGTVTYTNAIHTSSFPDGSYGGQPGGFIIETEYGNIYIAGDTALTMDMKLIPMIAKIDLAILPVGDNFTMGIDTAIIASNFVECSNVMGYHYDTFGYIVIDKEKAQEKFANAGKKLHLLNIGESLTV, from the coding sequence ATGAAAATCAAGTATTTAGGACATGCATCTTTGCAAATAGAAGTAGCAGGAAAATTTATAATTGTAGACCCATTCATTTCAGGAAATGAATTGGCTAAAGAGATAGATATTACGACTTTAAAAGCCGATTATATTTTAATCACTCACGCACATCAAGACCACATTTTAGATGTTGAAACTATTGCTAAAAATACAGGAGCAAAAATAGTTTCTAATTATGAAATAGCTATGCATTATGCTTCAAAGGATTTTGATAATCACCCAATGAATCACGGAGGTAGTTGGGATTTTGATTTTGGAACCGTAACTTACACCAATGCAATTCATACAAGTTCGTTTCCAGATGGTTCATATGGTGGTCAGCCAGGAGGTTTTATCATAGAAACTGAATATGGAAATATTTACATTGCTGGTGATACAGCATTGACAATGGATATGAAGTTAATTCCTATGATTGCCAAAATTGATTTAGCAATATTACCTGTTGGTGATAACTTTACAATGGGAATTGATACTGCTATTATTGCTTCAAATTTTGTTGAATGTAGCAATGTTATGGGATATCATTATGATACATTTGGTTATATAGTAATTGATAAGGAAAAGGCGCAAGAGAAATTTGCCAATGCAGGTAAAAAATTGCATTTATTGAATATAGGAGAATCATTAACAGTTTAA
- a CDS encoding sterol desaturase family protein, with translation MQIPNLPDIIHYAIPFFVITVILEGFIIAKHSKKKYKTKDAITSITMGIGNVLVGLISKVIVVGAFMLVYENFRVATIPFTWWAWLLIFFLEDFAYYWNHRIGHRSRFFWASHVVHHSSQEYNLSTALRQTWTGSFFSFIFWMWIAFLGFHPVMILMQMSISLLYQYWIHTELINKMPRWFEFIFNTPSHHRVHHGSNPLYLDKNHAGILIIWDRMFGTFQPELEEEKVIYGLTTNINTYNPLKIAFHEWIAMLKDAFTAKTSLVNKFKYLIKPPGWRHDGTGVLSEDMLREWKEKNKKSQN, from the coding sequence ATGCAAATCCCTAACTTACCTGACATTATTCATTATGCTATTCCTTTCTTTGTAATTACTGTAATTCTAGAAGGGTTTATCATTGCTAAACACTCTAAAAAAAAGTATAAAACTAAAGATGCAATTACGTCTATTACTATGGGCATAGGGAATGTTCTTGTAGGATTAATTAGTAAAGTAATTGTTGTTGGAGCCTTTATGCTAGTTTATGAAAATTTTAGAGTTGCAACTATACCATTTACTTGGTGGGCATGGTTATTAATTTTCTTCTTAGAAGATTTTGCCTACTATTGGAATCATCGTATTGGACATAGAAGTCGTTTTTTTTGGGCATCACATGTAGTTCATCATTCTTCACAAGAATATAATTTAAGTACAGCTTTGCGACAAACTTGGACAGGGAGTTTTTTTTCATTTATATTTTGGATGTGGATCGCATTTTTAGGATTTCATCCCGTAATGATTTTAATGCAAATGTCAATCAGTCTACTCTATCAATATTGGATTCATACAGAACTAATCAATAAAATGCCTCGCTGGTTTGAATTTATATTTAATACTCCTTCACATCATAGAGTTCATCATGGTAGTAACCCTTTATATTTAGATAAAAATCATGCTGGAATATTGATTATTTGGGATAGAATGTTTGGAACTTTTCAACCTGAACTTGAAGAAGAAAAAGTAATCTATGGATTGACAACAAATATCAATACATATAACCCTTTAAAAATTGCTTTTCATGAATGGATTGCAATGCTAAAAGATGCTTTTACAGCAAAAACATCATTAGTAAATAAATTTAAGTATCTTATAAAACCTCCTGGATGGAGACATGATGGAACTGGAGTTTTATCAGAAGATATGCTTAGAGAATGGAAAGAAAAAAATAAAAAAAGTCAGAATTAA
- a CDS encoding o-succinylbenzoate synthase, producing the protein MKATFKKYILNFKQASGTSRGILKTKETFFLIISDGNKQGIGECGLFRGLSIDDRSDYESKLQWLCKNINQSEEFLLSELREFPSIQFGLEQALLSLKSKSIFELFPSNFTRGKESISINGLIWMGSKEFMKEQIKDKLEAGFTTIKMKIGAIDFDVELELLKSIRTNFSTNEIELRVDANGAFHPDEALEKLKELSEFDIHSIEQPIKQGQPFEMARLCSQTPLPIALDEELIGVFDVTKKKELLQIIQPQYIILKPSLVGGFSGSNEWIEEAAKNNISWWITSALESNVGLNAIAQFTHNLNVKMPQGLGTGSLFTNNIDSPLKVRKGHLHYDKDINWNFNLK; encoded by the coding sequence ATGAAAGCAACATTTAAGAAATATATTCTCAATTTTAAACAAGCAAGTGGAACTTCTCGTGGAATTCTTAAAACGAAGGAAACTTTTTTTCTAATTATTTCTGATGGAAATAAACAAGGAATAGGCGAATGTGGGTTGTTTCGTGGCTTAAGTATTGATGACCGATCAGATTATGAGAGTAAGTTACAATGGTTGTGCAAAAACATAAATCAAAGTGAAGAATTTTTATTGTCTGAATTACGAGAATTTCCCTCGATTCAATTTGGTTTAGAACAAGCTTTATTATCTTTAAAAAGTAAAAGTATATTTGAGTTATTTCCTTCTAATTTTACTAGAGGTAAAGAATCAATTTCTATCAATGGATTGATATGGATGGGGAGTAAGGAGTTTATGAAGGAGCAGATTAAAGATAAGTTAGAGGCTGGTTTTACAACCATAAAAATGAAAATAGGGGCAATTGATTTTGATGTAGAACTTGAATTACTCAAATCTATCAGAACAAATTTTTCAACAAATGAAATAGAATTGAGGGTTGATGCAAATGGTGCCTTTCATCCAGATGAAGCATTAGAAAAATTGAAAGAACTTTCTGAATTTGATATTCACTCTATTGAACAACCTATTAAACAAGGCCAACCATTTGAAATGGCTAGATTGTGCTCTCAAACACCCTTACCAATAGCATTGGATGAGGAACTAATAGGTGTATTTGATGTAACAAAAAAGAAAGAATTACTACAAATAATACAACCACAATATATAATTTTAAAACCGAGTTTGGTTGGAGGATTTTCTGGAAGTAATGAATGGATAGAAGAGGCTGCAAAAAATAATATATCTTGGTGGATTACTTCGGCATTAGAAAGTAATGTTGGCTTAAATGCTATTGCTCAGTTTACACATAATTTGAATGTAAAAATGCCGCAAGGTTTGGGTACTGGAAGTTTATTTACTAATAATATAGACAGTCCGTTAAAAGTAAGAAAAGGTCATTTGCACTATGACAAAGACATAAATTGGAATTTTAATTTAAAATAA
- a CDS encoding VOC family protein, protein MESNMVGWFEIPVTDMDRAQKFYESVFKIEISIHNFEGIKMGWFPFSDNKPGAAGSLIQLEEWYKPSNIAGVVIYFNSEDVDNELARIESAGGRVIKSKTLITKEIGYMGMFLDSEGNRIALHSRK, encoded by the coding sequence ATGGAATCAAATATGGTCGGATGGTTCGAAATTCCTGTTACAGATATGGATAGAGCCCAAAAGTTTTATGAATCAGTTTTTAAGATTGAAATTAGTATTCATAATTTTGAAGGTATTAAAATGGGCTGGTTTCCATTCAGTGATAATAAACCTGGAGCAGCAGGATCTTTAATACAACTAGAAGAATGGTATAAACCTTCAAATATTGCAGGAGTTGTCATTTATTTTAATTCAGAAGATGTTGACAATGAACTTGCACGAATTGAAAGTGCTGGAGGTAGAGTTATTAAGTCAAAAACCTTAATTACCAAAGAAATAGGCTACATGGGAATGTTTTTAGATTCTGAAGGAAATAGAATAGCATTGCACTCAAGGAAATAA
- a CDS encoding SRPBCC family protein, with translation MSTVLYILLGIILLVILLGLIAPKSYAVSRSIIINKSQSEVFGYLKLLKNQDQWSPWGERDPNMKKTFTGTDGKVGFISAWESDHKQVGSGEQEITGVVENEEISTQLRFLKPFKSTSEAYMKVSESDNNSTEVIWGFSGRNKFPMSIMMLFMNMDKAVGKDFEQGLAKLKTILEK, from the coding sequence ATGAGCACAGTTTTATACATTTTATTAGGGATAATTTTGTTGGTTATTCTATTAGGTTTAATTGCTCCTAAAAGTTATGCTGTAAGTAGAAGTATTATAATAAATAAATCACAGTCTGAAGTTTTCGGTTATTTAAAATTATTAAAAAACCAAGATCAATGGAGCCCTTGGGGTGAAAGAGATCCTAATATGAAAAAAACATTTACTGGTACTGATGGTAAAGTTGGTTTTATATCAGCATGGGAAAGTGATCATAAACAAGTAGGTTCTGGGGAACAAGAAATAACTGGAGTAGTAGAAAATGAGGAAATCTCTACTCAATTGAGATTTTTAAAACCTTTTAAATCTACTTCAGAAGCATATATGAAAGTGAGTGAATCTGATAATAATAGCACTGAAGTTATTTGGGGTTTTTCAGGGAGAAATAAATTTCCAATGAGTATTATGATGCTTTTTATGAATATGGATAAAGCAGTTGGAAAAGATTTTGAACAAGGGTTAGCAAAATTGAAAACCATTTTAGAAAAATAA
- a CDS encoding DUF3857 domain-containing protein, with protein sequence MKNVLLLLLLISQISIAQNTLNFDSEDYYFLKRTEHLKVSMDKGKLDIVNSVFEQAKYNSANNLFFANDFIHFDSFTDITDIEAYTQTPTSKIKVDHFETKDQFGGSVFFSDQQSINFVFPAVGKDAVTTLQYNENIKDPHFLGTFRFGTFAPTKEATYTVEVPNNVELGYKTFNLDSIDITFEKTESKKTTTYTWKANNIEHYIKDDKSLSILNYLPHIIVYIKNYKIKKETQPVLNDVADLYSWYVSLTNQIDRSNLEEVFSIADGLVSNLNTESEKAKAIFNWVQSNITYVAFEDGLGGFIPRGAASVCNKRYGDCKDMANILYEMLNHVGIKAYHTWIGTRDRPYSYYDVPTPMVDNHMITAAIINNETIFLDATDSYVPYGMPSSFTQSKEALIGISPDEYKIIKVPIQPKEKNISSVETVISMENDIVKATGKRILKGYEMVDFVYDAKFKKDDKTDEEYLNNKFQIGNNKTTYTNIDLGELTTKKDSYILSYDLEISNYAKKIGSKVYINLNLEKPLSKDIIITENQKFGKKIDHKYIRNYTTIFNIPDGYKVKSIPDNMSNKMDDYGYTFEFKQEGNQLILDKSIYMNIIAIKKEQYDDYNTFIKTLIKAYKKSIILEKI encoded by the coding sequence ATGAAGAACGTTTTATTACTCCTATTACTTATTAGTCAAATTTCTATTGCTCAAAACACATTAAATTTTGATTCAGAAGATTATTATTTTCTCAAAAGGACTGAACATTTAAAAGTTTCAATGGATAAAGGTAAACTTGATATTGTAAATAGCGTATTTGAACAAGCAAAATACAATTCGGCAAATAACCTTTTTTTTGCAAATGATTTTATACATTTTGATAGTTTTACAGATATTACTGATATTGAAGCATACACACAAACTCCAACTTCTAAAATAAAAGTTGATCATTTTGAAACTAAAGATCAATTTGGAGGAAGTGTATTTTTTAGTGATCAACAATCAATAAACTTTGTTTTTCCTGCTGTTGGAAAAGATGCAGTGACTACATTACAATATAATGAAAATATTAAAGACCCTCACTTTTTAGGTACTTTTAGATTTGGAACTTTTGCTCCTACTAAAGAAGCAACTTATACTGTAGAAGTTCCTAATAATGTTGAATTGGGCTACAAAACATTTAATTTAGATTCAATTGATATCACTTTTGAAAAAACAGAATCAAAGAAAACTACTACCTATACTTGGAAAGCAAACAATATAGAGCATTATATAAAAGATGATAAAAGTTTATCAATCCTTAACTATCTTCCACATATTATAGTATATATTAAGAATTATAAAATAAAAAAAGAGACTCAACCAGTACTCAATGATGTTGCCGATTTATATTCTTGGTATGTTTCATTAACCAATCAAATTGATAGATCTAACCTTGAAGAAGTGTTTTCAATTGCTGATGGTCTTGTATCAAATTTAAATACTGAAAGTGAAAAAGCAAAAGCAATATTTAACTGGGTTCAAAGCAATATCACTTATGTCGCTTTTGAAGATGGTTTAGGAGGTTTTATACCAAGAGGCGCAGCAAGTGTATGTAACAAACGTTATGGAGACTGTAAGGATATGGCCAATATATTATATGAAATGTTAAACCATGTTGGGATTAAAGCATATCATACTTGGATTGGTACAAGAGACAGGCCTTATTCATATTATGATGTTCCTACTCCTATGGTTGACAATCATATGATTACTGCAGCAATAATCAATAACGAAACCATATTTTTAGATGCAACAGATAGTTATGTACCTTACGGGATGCCTAGTTCATTTACTCAAAGTAAAGAAGCACTGATTGGTATCTCACCTGATGAATATAAAATTATTAAAGTTCCAATTCAGCCTAAAGAGAAAAATATATCTTCTGTTGAAACTGTAATTTCAATGGAAAATGACATTGTAAAAGCAACTGGAAAAAGAATTTTAAAAGGCTATGAAATGGTAGATTTTGTATATGATGCAAAATTTAAAAAAGATGATAAAACTGATGAGGAATATTTAAATAACAAATTTCAAATTGGTAATAATAAAACCACATATACCAATATTGATTTAGGAGAACTCACTACTAAAAAAGATTCATACATTTTGAGTTACGATTTAGAAATAAGTAATTATGCAAAAAAAATTGGTTCAAAAGTTTATATCAATTTAAACCTTGAAAAGCCTCTTTCAAAAGATATTATTATAACAGAAAACCAAAAGTTTGGAAAAAAAATAGATCACAAGTATATTAGAAACTACACAACAATTTTTAATATTCCTGATGGATATAAAGTAAAGTCAATACCTGATAATATGAGTAATAAAATGGATGATTATGGCTATACATTTGAATTCAAACAGGAAGGAAATCAACTTATTCTCGACAAAAGCATTTATATGAACATTATTGCAATTAAAAAAGAGCAATATGACGATTATAATACGTTTATCAAGACTTTAATTAAAGCATATAAAAAGAGTATAATTTTAGAGAAGATTTAA
- a CDS encoding DUF3857 domain-containing protein, with product MKKILILSLLFLTTNSFSQYYKDYDWSKNPKTHLLSAEENKESSIAILKKNIVEYKQSALTNEIRVFETTHNIIRVNDDAGISRHNQIYIPMYRVKNLKGIKARTISKDGKITNLDENNIKQIENVEEYGDFQIFAIEGTEIGSEVEVLYTVEKEFSPFGNETLQSDYPIKRFEMVFITNGLEGDIKTYNTTQKFERTYLEGVLVKELVLTDILPIIEEDYATAGANKIYAAYQCFGNPNITQDLLWGNTVGNVAQGFFPEQIEESVINEIRTNVLPEEKEYSDYEKVARVDNYIKSNFTVVENRNPQLEEIDYILKNRTSSDFGILKAYAHFIKAMAIDYEIVVTANRFEHRFDPEFYNPNALRAFLIYIPSLKQYISPDRIDYRLSEAPSNILGNNGLFINKDIEYYFAKITQSDPDYSRIKRIMDINFSEDFDQVTVDENQEYYGHWGVQNRAFMALAIGQQKADFEDYLTGSGIEDKKVVKLELENTDMNQTEYNLPYIVKSTIESSALLEEAGDSYIFQVGKVIGTQSELYQERERIHPIEMQYPNKYNYTITVDIPDGYKLEGLESLQINKRLEIEGNLLCKFESDYEIKNDKIVITIEEVYSVNEFPKENYEEFRQVINAASDFNKAVILFSSEE from the coding sequence ATGAAAAAAATATTAATTTTATCACTCCTTTTCTTAACAACCAATTCTTTTTCACAATATTACAAGGATTATGATTGGTCTAAAAACCCTAAAACTCACTTATTAAGTGCTGAAGAAAATAAAGAATCTTCAATAGCAATATTGAAAAAAAATATTGTAGAATACAAGCAATCGGCATTAACAAATGAAATTCGTGTTTTTGAAACTACACACAATATAATTAGAGTAAATGATGATGCTGGCATATCTCGCCATAATCAAATTTACATTCCTATGTATCGTGTAAAAAACTTAAAAGGAATCAAAGCAAGAACTATAAGTAAAGATGGGAAAATAACCAATCTTGATGAAAACAATATTAAGCAAATTGAAAATGTTGAAGAGTATGGTGATTTTCAAATATTTGCTATAGAGGGCACAGAAATCGGTTCTGAAGTTGAAGTATTATATACTGTAGAAAAAGAATTTTCTCCATTTGGAAACGAAACCTTACAAAGTGATTATCCAATAAAACGTTTTGAAATGGTTTTTATAACCAATGGTTTAGAGGGCGATATTAAAACGTACAATACAACACAAAAATTTGAACGCACTTATTTAGAAGGAGTATTGGTAAAAGAATTGGTATTAACTGATATATTACCAATTATTGAGGAAGATTATGCAACTGCAGGTGCCAATAAAATTTATGCTGCATATCAATGTTTTGGAAACCCAAACATCACTCAAGATTTACTATGGGGAAATACTGTTGGTAATGTTGCTCAAGGATTTTTTCCAGAACAAATAGAAGAATCTGTTATCAATGAAATACGTACTAACGTACTACCTGAAGAAAAAGAATATTCAGATTATGAAAAAGTTGCTAGAGTTGACAACTATATTAAAAGTAATTTTACAGTCGTTGAAAATAGAAATCCTCAATTAGAAGAGATAGACTATATACTAAAAAATAGAACTTCTAGTGATTTTGGTATTTTAAAAGCTTATGCTCACTTTATTAAAGCAATGGCAATTGATTATGAGATTGTAGTTACTGCCAATAGATTTGAGCATAGATTTGATCCTGAGTTTTACAACCCAAATGCTTTAAGAGCATTTTTAATTTACATTCCTTCATTAAAACAATACATTTCTCCTGATAGAATAGATTACCGATTAAGTGAAGCACCATCTAATATCCTTGGAAATAATGGACTTTTTATTAATAAGGATATAGAATACTATTTTGCTAAAATAACTCAAAGTGATCCTGATTATAGTCGTATTAAACGAATTATGGATATTAATTTTTCTGAAGATTTTGACCAAGTTACTGTCGATGAAAATCAAGAATATTATGGACATTGGGGAGTTCAAAATAGAGCTTTCATGGCACTTGCTATTGGTCAACAAAAAGCAGATTTTGAAGACTATTTGACTGGTTCAGGTATAGAAGACAAAAAGGTAGTGAAGTTAGAACTTGAAAATACTGATATGAACCAAACTGAATACAACTTACCATATATTGTCAAAAGTACTATTGAATCATCAGCATTATTAGAAGAAGCAGGTGACAGTTATATTTTTCAAGTTGGAAAAGTTATTGGTACTCAAAGTGAATTATATCAAGAACGTGAGCGTATTCACCCAATTGAAATGCAATATCCTAACAAGTACAACTATACAATTACTGTTGATATTCCTGACGGATATAAGTTAGAAGGACTTGAGTCTCTTCAAATAAATAAAAGACTGGAAATAGAAGGGAATTTGTTATGTAAGTTTGAATCTGATTATGAGATTAAAAATGATAAAATCGTTATTACCATTGAAGAAGTTTATAGTGTGAATGAATTTCCAAAAGAAAACTACGAAGAGTTTAGACAGGTAATTAATGCTGCTTCAGATTTTAATAAAGCTGTAATATTATTTTCTTCTGAAGAATAA
- a CDS encoding CPBP family intramembrane glutamic endopeptidase translates to MDFIQQAFKGKFATWKYIIPCLGFFGLMALNYAVIKYLDLDVDEMMKEQIESSGANNVLFQNLIIFLIFLIGLFLWVKFVHKQSITSLTTARHKIDWKRIFFSFTLWGFITVAMTFYAYHSTPEDFVWNFNFDKFIVLAIIAILLVPFQTSFEEYFFRGYLMQGLGVLAKNKWLPLIVTSVVFGLMHGANPEVDKLGPIIMVYYIGTGLFLGIMTLMDDGLELALGFHAANNLITALLVTADWTAFQTDSILVDVSEPSAGFDVLVPVFVIFPILLFIFAKKYKWSNWKDRLFGQVEDITVDELSEIGNVK, encoded by the coding sequence ATGGATTTTATTCAACAAGCGTTTAAAGGAAAATTTGCTACTTGGAAGTACATAATACCTTGCCTTGGATTTTTTGGTTTAATGGCTTTGAATTACGCTGTTATAAAATATCTAGACTTAGATGTTGATGAAATGATGAAAGAACAGATTGAAAGTTCTGGAGCAAATAATGTACTATTTCAGAACTTAATTATCTTTTTAATTTTTTTAATAGGTTTATTTCTTTGGGTGAAATTTGTACATAAACAGTCAATTACTTCATTAACCACGGCTCGTCATAAAATTGATTGGAAACGAATATTTTTCTCATTCACTTTATGGGGATTCATTACAGTAGCAATGACATTTTATGCCTATCATTCTACTCCAGAGGATTTTGTATGGAATTTCAACTTTGATAAGTTTATTGTTCTTGCAATTATTGCAATACTTTTAGTTCCTTTTCAAACTAGTTTTGAAGAGTATTTTTTTAGAGGATACTTAATGCAAGGTTTAGGGGTTTTGGCTAAAAATAAGTGGTTACCATTAATTGTAACATCAGTTGTTTTTGGCTTGATGCATGGAGCGAATCCAGAAGTAGATAAATTGGGCCCAATTATTATGGTATATTACATTGGTACGGGTTTATTTTTAGGAATAATGACCTTGATGGATGATGGCTTAGAGTTGGCTTTAGGCTTTCATGCAGCCAATAATTTAATAACTGCGTTACTAGTAACTGCCGATTGGACAGCATTTCAAACCGATTCAATATTGGTAGATGTTTCTGAACCTTCGGCTGGTTTTGATGTGTTGGTTCCTGTATTTGTAATTTTTCCTATTTTGTTATTTATTTTTGCTAAAAAATATAAATGGAGTAATTGGAAAGATAGATTGTTTGGGCAAGTTGAAGATATTACAGTTGACGAACTTTCTGAAATAGGGAATGTTAAATAA